Within the bacterium genome, the region TAAACAAACTTGGCTACTGCGACCGTTTTTTCTCGGCTGCGACTTGTCGCTCAACCTCGCCGTATCTCGATACGGCTCGGTTTCCGCGACGGCGTCTCGCCAGAGAAAAAACGCTCTCGTTACGCCATTTATTTTGAGATGGGTTCTAAAGTTCAACTGTATTTATTTCGATAACTGTGAATTACGAAATGTCTTTTTCGGCGAGGTCTTTTTGCGCCACGGAGATTTTTTACTAAAAATCTCCTCTCTCCGGCTAGAGCCGCGCCTCCGAAGGCGCCTCTCAAACCTCGCCTCAACACCATTTCGTAATTCAAGGTCGATAAGCGTGGCGTCCGAGCGAAAGCGAAACAAAAAAACGGGGAGTTCGCCAATGCACTAGCGAACTCCCCGCGGAGGAATCCAGAGAGAAAGTTCCAACTTTAACTCTGGTGTCAGCAAATCTTTGTCCAGCCGGGCGGGCAGAAATTTCCGGGCGCGGGCGCGCCGATAAATTTCTTCGCGCCTTTAGGAGTCAGCTTCAGTCCGCCGCCGTTTCTCGGTTGGCAAAACCAGTCGTTTTGAATGCTGTTGTCGGTATGCCCACCATTCCCTTTTGAATGGTCGTTGCTTCTGCTTTCTTTCTTTGCCATAACTTTTCTCTTTTTTGGTTGTTCGGCCATTCCCACTTTCCCTCTTTTGTGCAACTAATTTACATTTATATTCCTTTCGGTAAACATTGTCAATGCAAAACAGTGGAAAACGTGGTATATTTACCAAAATGGTAACCCGAGAAGAAATCCAGAAACTTGCCGAGCTTTCGCGTATTGAAGTTGGAGAAGACGAAGTGGAAAAACTCCGGAAAGACATCGGGGGCATTTTGGAATATGTCGCCCAAATAAAGTCTGTCTCGCCGCAGACGGCGAAACCGCCGACTAACGCCGATTTCACGCGGACTGACGCAGAAAAATCAGAGTTAAAGAATGTCTTTAGAGAAGATGGAAATCCGCACGAAAGCGGAGCATTTACCGAAGCTTTACTTAAAGAAGCGCCGGAGACCGAAGGAGGATATGTGAAGGTGAAGAAAATACTATAATCGCAAAACATATAACATGTAACGTGTAACTTGTAACCTGTAACGCCGGAAAAATCTGACGCTTCACGCTACACGCTTTACGCTTCACGCTACACTCTTACATATGTCCATTGACCTCAAAAACCTGACGATAAAAAAAGCTCACGAAGCGCTTATGCGCGGTGATTTTACCGCCGTTCAATTGGCCGAGGCCTACCTTGACGAAATTGAAAAGAAAAACCAAGAACTCAATGTTTACTTGGAGGTTTTTGGCGACGTGCTTGAACAGGCAAAAGAAGCTGACGAAAAAATAAAGGCAGGTCAAGCGGGCGCTCTCGCGGGAATTCCGATGGCGATTAAGGATAATTTTCTGATAAAAGGACGAAAAGTCAGCGCCGCTTCAAAAATTCTGGAAGGGTACAGAGCCACTTACGACGCCACCGTAATAGAGAGAATAAAAAGGGCCGGAGCGGTTTTTTTAGGGCGCGCGAACATGGATGAATTCGCGATGGGAACATCAACAGAACACTCGGCCTTTGGTCCCACTAAAAACCCCCACGACACGGAAAGGGTCTCCGGAGGCACTTCCGGCGGTTCGGCCGCGGCGGTGGCGGCCAATATGGCTTTGGCCGCGCTCGGGTCGGACACCGGAGGTTCGGTGCGTCAGCCGTCTTCTTTTTGCGGAGTGGTGGGACTGAAGCCCACTTATGGGGCGGTTTCTCGCTCCGGTCTTATCGCCATGACCTCGTCTTTTGATGTGGTGGGAACGGTAACAAAGACGGCAGATGACGCGCAAATTTTATTTGACTGCCTAAAAGGCAGAGACCCTTTGGATAGCACTTCAATAGAGCCGTCAGTAAACAAAACCCACGAAACAAAAACCAAAATGAAAATCGGAGTACCTTGGAGTTTTATAGAAAGAGAAGGCATTGATGCCGATGTCTTGGAAAGTTTTAAACAGTCAATGAAAAAACTTGAAAAAGAGGGGGTGGAAATTCAAGAGGTCTCCGTGCCATCTTTGGAGTACGCTTTACCTGCTTACTATATCATCGTGCCGGCCGAGGTTTCTACAAATCTCGCACGTTTTGACGGGGTGAAGTACGGCGCGCGCGTTTCGGGAGATAATATTTTAGGCGATTATTTGAAGACCCGTTCTCTGTTTGGAGCGGAGGCGCGAAGGAGAATGCTTATTGGGGCTTATGTACTGTCTTCCGGCTATTATGACGCTTATTACCGCAAAGCCACGGAAGTTCGCGAAAAAATCAGACAAGATGTGGTGGCTGTTTTTGAAAAAAACGGCATTGATTGTTTGGCCTTTCCCACGACGCCGACCCCCGCTTTTAAAATAGGAGAAAAAAGTCAAAATCCGCTTGAGCTTTATTTGGCGGATATTTTTACCGTAAGCGCAAACATCGCCGGTATTCCCGCGATTTCGGTTCCGTCCGGTTTCGTGGAAAGAGAAGGAAAAAACATGCCTCTCGGATTGCAGTTTATGGCCCCGCATGGCAGAGAAGATGTATTGTTTGAGGTCGCGAAAAAATAGTAAGTTGCGAATATTCAAAATATATTTTCGTAGTATAATTTACAAATGGCTCAAATTCGTTTTTTAAACGTAGAATATATTTTTCAGAAAGGTTACGAACTTCTTGTAAATCAGGACTTCACCGGACTTTTTTATATAATTTTTGCAGCGCTTTTGTCTTTTGTTGAAGCTATAAGACCAGTATCTTTGATTCTGTCGGTGGTTTTAGTGATCGGAATAGTGTACTGCCATATTCGCATAAAACAGATTCGTGAACAGGAAAAATCAATTTACGGACTGGTTCCGCAAGAAGTCGCTCCGGAGCAGATAGCAAACAAAAAGTGGCAAAGAATCCATGACCATGTAAATTCCGCCAATGAAAGCGACTGGCGACTCGCCATTCTGGAGGCGGATATAATTTTGGACGAAATGCTTGAATCAATGGGTTATCGAGGCGAAACGATGAGCGACAAGTTAAAAGCGGTTGAAAAAAGCGATTTTCTCACCATTGATTCCGCGTGGGAAGCGCATAAAATCAGAAATCAAATCGCGCACGAAGGCGCGGCCTTTCGCCTAAACCAGCGCGAGGCCCTTCGGGTTATCGGGCTGTATGAAGAGGTGTTTAGGGAGTTTAAGTACATATAACATGTAGCTTGTAACATGGAACATTCAGAATAAGATAATCAAAGCAAAATCCGCCGAAGGCGGATTTTGCTTTGATGTTACATGTTTTGTGTCACATGTTCCATTCTGTTGTATTGCGGGGCCCGGATGTGCGCCGGGGCCTCAAGGTTATGAGCCTTGTGAGCTACTGCTACTCCACCCCGCGATTTGATTTTCAACTCACAACCAACTACCAACAACAAAAAACGAAACTTATTGTGGATTGCGAATAGGTGGCTGTAAAGTCCAGTCATTATATCGCAATATGCCTATAGACGCAAGGCGGTTTTTGAGTTAGTATATCACTGTGTTTCAACTTTATAAACTTGAAACTTTACACTTTCAACTTCATTCGCCGGTGTAGTTCAACGGCCAGAACGGTGCACTCATAAGGCACAGAAAATGGTTCGACTCCATTCACCGGCACAAAACGTTTTTTAGTTATCCACAAAATCAGTTGATTAATCATATGATTAATCAACTGATTTTGATATAATATAAATATGGCAAGAAGAAAAATAGAAGAAGAGAATGTTCGGACTCTTATGAAAAACGAACAAAGAGGCAGTTATATGATAAATCTCCCGATAGAAATTATCAGAAAATTTGACTGGCAAAACCGCCAGAAGCTTCTGCTTGAAGTGGACGAGAAGAAAAAGCAGATAGTCATAAAGGATTGGAAGTCGCCCAAGCAGAGATAGCTTGGGAATTCACCTAATTCACCTAATATCTAATTCATGGTCCTGACGCACTTTGCTGTCGGGACTAATAAAATGCCTGTTTATAAAAATTTTAACAAAGATTTTTTTAAAGTTTGGACATCTGAAATGGCCTATGCGTTAGGTCTGTTTTCTGCTGATGGGAACTTCATTAAAAATAAAAGAGGAGCTTGTTATTTTAGCTTAGAAATTAATGATGGGAATATAATACGAAAAGTCAAGGAATGTTTAGGTTCGGACCATAAAATTGGAGTAAGGGTTGATAAGAAAAGCACAAAACCAAGATACAGATTGCAGATCGGAAGCAGAGAGTTTTATGACGATTTAAGGTTGTTGGGGTTTGATAAAAACAAAACATTTCATTTATCAGTCCCTCTTGTCCCTATTGAATACTTTGGTGATTATGTAAGAGGATATTTTGATGGAGATGGAAATGTGTGGGTCGGATTTCATAATAAACATCGTAAAAACTCCACAAAAGTTATTGAAACGGCATTTACTTCATGTTCTTTGTTATTTTTAAATCAGCTTCATATTAGGCTTAAAAATTCGGGAATTGTTGGAGGTAGAATTTATAATGCTAAAAACGGTAATTTTTCCAGACTTATGTTTAGTATTAGTGACTCTTTGAAATTATATGAAATTATGTATAATAACACTTGCCCCTCACTTTTTCTTAATAGGAAGAAGAAAGTTTTTGAAAAGTATTTGAAACTGAGAACTGACAATGCGCTCGTGGTGTAGCCTGGTTAACACATTCCCCTGTCACGGGAAAGATCGCCGGTTCAAATCCGGTCGAGCGCGCAAATTTAACCGCCTTCGGGCGGTTTTAATTTGTGCGGTTGAAGCAGGCCAACTGCTTGGCTTGCGGTGGGTGCTGACGGACGGAGCGATGTTTTGTCAGCAGACAAAACCGCGAGTCGGGGTAGCGAAATTTCCGAGTGGCGGCGAGGAAATATTTGTGACCAGCACCCATGAGCTGCGCACTAAAGGACGAAGAGAGGCGAAAGCCTCTTTTTGTCTTTCAAATTACATCACAAATTTCAGAAAATTTATGGAGGGGTGGACACCTATTTTTCAACACCGTAACAACCGCGACCGTTTTGACTCATACCAAGGTTGAGTAGAGAGGCATTCCGATTCGCAAAGGCATTCCACTCGGCGCGCAAGCAATGCGCGCTGTTTTGTTGTTTGAGTTGAAAAAGAAGACGCGCTGTTATAAACTGTTGCTGGAATGAAAAAAACAATAGTTCTTGTCGGCGCCATCGTTATGATGGCGGTTATTAACTCAACGTTGGTGTTTGCCGCCACCGCGGTTCCAGGACACCAAAAAGCCAAGTGGGACACGGATGGGAACGGTATCCCTGATGCCGGTGTATACGTAAACGGCCATTACACCAGTCTGTACGCCTACGACCAGTTAGGGGGCTGGTATTGGGACCTCGGCGACGGCAGGGTATTGGGGAATGTCGGTTCGCCTGAAGAGCTTGACCCGGAGACACTCACTGTATGCGAGTACGTCATAAATTATCGGGCGGACTTCGGCAACGATCCGTTTATGAACGAAGGGTGGATTCAAAACCACATAACCTGCAGCGGGTATGACTATCCGCATGGAGCCGTGTTCCACTATCTCATCGTAAGCCAGACCGATCCGAGGTACACCGGCGATCCGGACTTTGCGGTCTGGGGGACATGGGAATATTTCGGACTCATAGAGTCCGGAGTCGGCATCATCGGCCCGCGCCAGCACGTTGGGGGGAACTGAGAAGACATCTTTCTTGAACCCGCTTAGTAGCTTTTTAGCGAACGGCGGGTTTTTTGTCAGATTTGAGCTTTTGGAATCGGTAATATAAACACAGAAATACATCTTTTCATTGTATTTTTACATGTATATGGTAAGATGAAAATATATGACTACATCAGGGGTTACAAAAAGATTGACTGTGGATATGACATCGGAAGAACACCGGCGTTTAAAAACGCTTGCGGCTTTTCATGGCGTAACGATGAAGGACTATTTGCTTACAAAAGCGCTCTTTGACAAAAAGGCGCATGGGAAAACAAAGTCCGCTAAAAGGGCTGAAACCGACTATCTTTTAAGTAATCCTGCCAATAAGAAGCGTTTATTAAATGCCGTCCGCAGAAACCGCACTGGCAACAGGCAATTTGCTTCTCTTAAAGACCTGAAAAATGCGCTTGGAATTTGACCCGCAGGCGTGGAAAGACATCTTGGGACTGTTGCCGAATATCCGTTTTGGCTGATTTCCCCAAAATTCGGCTACGGCTTGTTTCAAATTTATGGCCAATACTTCCAGCATTAAGCCATAAATTTGAAACTTCGCCTCGCGCTAATTTTGAGAAAATCATCTCAAAAGCCTATTCGGCAACAGTCCCATCTTGTTTTGGAAAAGAACTGACAAGAAAAAGTTGGGGAGAATTTTAAAATAGAGCTTGAAACGGTTATGGAGGTTGGACACCTAAATCATATGGTAAATCAGCCGGTTGTTTAGGTGGGGAGTAAATGAGGATACGAGAATCAAGGACGGGGGTGTTGACCTCTTCTTTTTCTCGGTCTTTTTTTCGGCCCAGCCCCCTACACACATTTTGGACGGCCGTCCAAAATGTGTGTAGGGGAGAAAAGAAAGAAAGAAAGGGTGTCTACAAAGAAAATTAAGGGTGTCTTCTTGCTGGCGTCTTCTTATTGTTTCTGCGCTTACCCCAATACCGGCAAATGATCTCCTATCTGGTGGAGTTTTAATCGGTTTAGTTTTGGAGCGAGGTGGTCAATAAATTTTTGTATTAAATTCAATTCTTCTTCCAGTTCGGAGAGAGAGTTGATGTGTTTTTGTCTGAAAATCAAAAGTTCACCGTCCACAAGTTCCAAATCATGTTGCCAGCCGAAGTCAATAAGAAATTGCAGTGTGTCCGGAGAGAAAACCTCGTAAGCTTCTATTTCGTATTCTTTTGGAACGTACAGGTGGAATTTATTTTCAAATTCTGACGGCAAAGAGAGACGCGGACGCGGAGGAAAAAACCTTTTCGTAAGGCCAAAATGTTTGCTGTCCGTGTGATTGTTTAAATACAGATGAGGAAACGTGCCGTCAAACAAGACCTCAAAGACGGTATAGTAGTGGTCGCTTTTGTGTTTTCCGGAACCTGTGACATATACGTACTCAAAAATTTGCAGAGAGTGGTTTTGGTAATTTCCTTCAACAATGTGGCCGACTTTACCGCTATGGCCTTCTTTAAATAACAGAGCTTTTTCAGCGTTTAGATTTTTATATGTCTTGTGAGTCCAGCCGCGACTTTTGGCGAACTGTTTCCAAAACGCCTCTTTGGCCTTTACGTATAAAGTTCCGTACCATATGGCGGGAATGAGAAGAATTGTTAAAAAAATATACGAAAAAAACCCACCCGATATTTTACTTCCTGTTCCTGAAGGCGACATTTTTCCCGCAATCAGAAAAAGTACCGCTAAGAAAAGCAAAAGAAAAATGAAATTTTTTTTAAACTTTTTCCAAAATTGCCTTGTGGCGTAGCCACTTATGTTTGTAACTCTGGGCGAGTTTTCAAAATCACGCATATCTGTTTAGAGTTTTTGTATTTCCTTTAGGTCCTTATCGGGCAGATAAAGGATGAGAAGGCCTACGACTATTCCGCCGACGGCGGTATAGATATGTTCGTTGTTGAAAAACCACAAATCAATTCCGTCTAAAACATACCAAACACCGCGCCAGATAAATACAAGTCCGACCACGACCAGAAGATTTTGCGCAAAATATGAAATGAGAGAGTGTCTTTTTCTTCGCATTTTAGTTTTGTACTTTGAATTACGAAACATCTGCTTCATACCCCCCACTCGGAAAGCTCCCAAAAAAGTGACCGCTCCAAGGGCGCTTGCCCGGTCTCAGTCACTTTTTTGTGACTTTCCTCGTGGGGGGGCGCATGCTGTATTTCGCATTTCATTTTTTATTTCAGATAGCGAGGAATGCCACGCAAACATCTTCGTTTGGAGGCATCAAGCGCGAAGACGAAACAAAGGTTTCGCTAAACTTTGCTTCGCAGAAGCTTTATTATACCATACATAATTATGCGACATAAAGCGTGGAACATGGGACATCTGACAAAAGCAGAGTTTTTGTTGTTTAAAAAGTTAAACTCTCCCGTTAAAATCCAGAATTTTTTGGAAAGGTTGCCGATAAATTTTGAGGAAGACAAAGACACTCTTTTTTCTCCTCGCAGGGTTTTAAAGGAAAAGAAAGCTCACTGTTTTGAGGGGGCTCTTTTCG harbors:
- the gatC gene encoding Asp-tRNA(Asn)/Glu-tRNA(Gln) amidotransferase subunit GatC translates to MQNSGKRGIFTKMVTREEIQKLAELSRIEVGEDEVEKLRKDIGGILEYVAQIKSVSPQTAKPPTNADFTRTDAEKSELKNVFREDGNPHESGAFTEALLKEAPETEGGYVKVKKIL
- the gatA gene encoding Asp-tRNA(Asn)/Glu-tRNA(Gln) amidotransferase subunit GatA, with translation MSIDLKNLTIKKAHEALMRGDFTAVQLAEAYLDEIEKKNQELNVYLEVFGDVLEQAKEADEKIKAGQAGALAGIPMAIKDNFLIKGRKVSAASKILEGYRATYDATVIERIKRAGAVFLGRANMDEFAMGTSTEHSAFGPTKNPHDTERVSGGTSGGSAAAVAANMALAALGSDTGGSVRQPSSFCGVVGLKPTYGAVSRSGLIAMTSSFDVVGTVTKTADDAQILFDCLKGRDPLDSTSIEPSVNKTHETKTKMKIGVPWSFIEREGIDADVLESFKQSMKKLEKEGVEIQEVSVPSLEYALPAYYIIVPAEVSTNLARFDGVKYGARVSGDNILGDYLKTRSLFGAEARRRMLIGAYVLSSGYYDAYYRKATEVREKIRQDVVAVFEKNGIDCLAFPTTPTPAFKIGEKSQNPLELYLADIFTVSANIAGIPAISVPSGFVEREGKNMPLGLQFMAPHGREDVLFEVAKK